From Acinonyx jubatus isolate Ajub_Pintada_27869175 chromosome B2, VMU_Ajub_asm_v1.0, whole genome shotgun sequence, a single genomic window includes:
- the TPBG gene encoding trophoblast glycoprotein, which yields MPGGCSRGPAAGDGRLRLARLALVLLGWVSSSSLTSSAPSTSSTSFLASAVSAQPPLPGQCPQLCECSEAARTVKCVNRNLTEVPADLPPYVRNLFLTGNQLAVLPAGAFARRPPLAELAALNLSGSRLQEVRAGAFEHLPSLRQLDLSHNPLAHLSPFTFSGSNASFSAPSPLVELMLNHIVPPEDHRQNRSFEGMVAASLRAGHALRGLQRLELASNHFLFLPRDVLAHLPGLRHLDLRNNSLVSLTYVSFRNLTHLQSLHLEDNALKVLHNGTLAELQSLPHVRVFLDNNPWVCDCHMVDMVAWLKETEVVQGKARLACAFPEKMRNRALLELNSSHLECDPILPPSLQTSYVFLGIVLALIGAIFLLVLYLNRKGIKKWMHNIRDACRDHMEGYHYRYEINADPRLTNLSSNSDV from the coding sequence ATGCCTGGGGGGTGCTCCCGGGGCCCCGCCGCCGGAGACGGGCGGCTGCGGCTGGCGCGGCTGGCGCTGGTCCTCCTGGGCTGGGTCTCTTCGTCCTCTCTCACTTCCTCGGcgccctccacctcctccacgtCGTTCCTGGCCTCCGCGGTGTCCGCCCAGCCCCCGCTGCCGGGCCAATGCCCCCAGCTTTGCGAGTGCTCCGAGGCGGCGCGCACTGTCAAGTGCGTTAACCGCAACCTGACCGAGGTGCCCGCGGACCTGCCCCCCTACGTGCGCAACCTCTTCCTCACCGGCAATCAGCTGGCCGTGCTCCCCGCCGGCGCCTTCGCCCGCCGGCCGCCGCTGGCGGAGCTGGCCGCGCTCAACCTCAGCGGCAGCCGCCTGCAGGAGGTGCGCGCCGGCGCCTTCGAGCATCTGCCCAGCCTGCGGCAGCTCGACCTCAGCCACAACCCGCTGGCCCACCTCAGCCCCTTCACCTTCTCGGGCAGCAACGCCAGCTTctcggcccccagccccctggtGGAACTGATGCTGAACCACATCGTGCCCCCTGAGGACCACCGGCAGAACCGGAGCTTCGAGGGTATGGTGGCGGCGTCCCTACGCGCCGGCCATGCGCTTCGCGGGCTCCAGCGCCTCGAACTGGCCAGCAACCACTTCCTCTTCTTGCCTCGGGACGTACTGGCGCACCTACCCGGCCTCAGGCACCTGGACCTGCGCAACAACTCGCTGGTGAGCCTAACTTACGTGTCCTTCCGCAACCTGACACACCTACAAAGCCTCCACCTGGAGGACAACGCCCTCAAGGTCCTTCACAACGGCACCCTGGCGGAGTTGCAGAGCctgccccacgtcagggtcttcCTGGACAACAATCCCTGGGTCTGCGACTGTCACATGGTGGACATGGTGGCCTGGCTCAAGGAGACAGAGGTAGTGCAGGGCAAAGCCAGGCTCGCCTGTGCATTCCCGGAAAAAATGAGGAATCGGGCCCTTTTGGAACTCAACAGCTCCCACCTGGAGTGTGACCCtatcctccctccatccctgcaGACTTCTTATGTCTTTCTAGGTATTGTTTTAGCCCTGATAGGTGCCATTTTCTTACTGGTTTTGTACTTGAACCGCAAGGGGATAAAAAAGTGGATGCATAACATCAGAGATGCCTGCAGGGATCACATGGAAGGGTATCACTACAGATATGAAATCAACGCGGACCCCAGGTTAACAAACCTCAGTTCTAATTCGGATGTCTGA